One stretch of Methanococcus voltae PS DNA includes these proteins:
- a CDS encoding sugar phosphate isomerase/epimerase family protein — protein sequence MRNKKPTEYSHVNDWGLHFNPNFDRYTNEVSSDIFGFHAPIVNMSSNEGTNKMLETVDYVSNQVKYSQKIQKIQNTVNNETYLTIHLHNGIPPQYDKLVENLKGVVEYAKEKNIKVCVENLRKGFSSNPNNILKVVENCDCNITIDIGHIKYENRLDTVDLFAEYIHNVHVYENEIDGKHIAPKNLDNLKPVLDKLLNYKKDFWLVELMDNESCQNTKNMLTNYLMEYF from the coding sequence ATGCGAAATAAAAAACCGACAGAGTATAGTCATGTTAATGATTGGGGGCTACATTTCAACCCAAACTTTGATAGATATACCAATGAAGTTAGTTCAGATATTTTTGGATTTCATGCACCTATTGTAAATATGTCGTCAAATGAAGGGACAAATAAGATGTTAGAAACTGTTGATTATGTCTCTAACCAAGTTAAATATAGTCAAAAAATTCAAAAAATTCAAAACACCGTAAATAATGAAACCTATTTGACTATTCACTTACACAATGGCATACCTCCACAATATGATAAGCTGGTAGAAAATCTAAAGGGTGTTGTTGAGTACGCAAAAGAAAAAAATATCAAAGTTTGCGTTGAAAATCTTAGAAAAGGTTTTTCTTCAAATCCTAACAACATCTTAAAAGTTGTGGAAAATTGCGATTGTAATATAACAATAGACATTGGTCATATTAAATACGAAAATAGGCTCGATACAGTGGACTTATTTGCCGAATATATTCATAACGTACATGTGTATGAAAATGAAATTGACGGCAAACACATTGCTCCTAAAAATTTAGATAATTTAAAGCCCGTACTTGATAAATTACTGAATTATAAAAAAGATTTTTGGTTAGTTGAATTAATGGATAATGAATCTTGCCAAAACACAAAAAATATGTTGACAAATTATTTAATGGAATATTTTTAA
- a CDS encoding permease-like cell division protein FtsX produces the protein MVLKNEKEIENKQDIEEIEYITKEELWETFFRYNHEKEKKMLRYVDKTLEEYIEIKTKNGKVITSVTLGLDGKILEGGKNNPPELCNKAIILKEYPVIYDTDVIDKVARNKNKYCQVIQNENRYNTFDVKNIDMIEELTRRFKVNSNQYRNIINFEIYYGDNYIKEE, from the coding sequence ATGGTCTTAAAAAATGAAAAAGAAATTGAAAATAAACAAGATATCGAAGAAATTGAATATATAACTAAAGAAGAATTATGGGAAACTTTTTTTAGATATAATCATGAAAAAGAAAAGAAAATGTTACGATATGTTGATAAAACACTTGAAGAATACATAGAAATAAAAACTAAAAATGGAAAAGTCATTACATCTGTAACTTTGGGTTTAGATGGTAAGATACTAGAAGGGGGTAAAAATAACCCGCCCGAATTATGCAATAAAGCCATTATCTTAAAAGAATACCCTGTAATCTACGATACAGACGTAATTGATAAAGTAGCTCGTAATAAAAACAAGTACTGTCAAGTTATTCAAAATGAAAATAGGTACAATACTTTTGACGTAAAAAATATTGATATGATTGAAGAGCTAACTAGACGATTTAAAGTAAATAGTAACCAATATAGGAATATTATAAACTTTGAAATATACTATGGAGATAACTACATTAAAGAAGAATAA
- a CDS encoding molybdopterin molybdotransferase MoeA — MISIDELNRILQTKFKNQEIEKIVIDEAFNRVITEDIYSNIAVPPYNKSNMDGFAVNEKSDEYMMIDEVHAGDNRDLKIEGNECTWVATGAKLPEGTNYIVPVEYLGIETEEMASYIIKNQNKIILNLNEDENHILKNSYLSNDPFEENHIVKKGIDIDEGQLLLKKGTKINERNIGLLASAGIKELNVYKLPKVGIISTGDELKLINDVNSKTIGNTVKKAGCEPKFLGVSKDDFEELRELVKTALNEYDVVITSGGVSRGKKDFTKRVIEDLGGVLVHRAKIKPGMPILLGEALDENNCNKPLICMPGNVTSCVIIAEVVVYPFLKSLMHESMDKHIKQFKISEELYSQFDRTVYMPVRIEDGVAYPTFEGSNMIKSVAYADGLVEITDDKKYNKNELVDVWML; from the coding sequence ATGATATCAATCGATGAATTAAACAGAATATTACAAACTAAATTTAAAAACCAAGAAATTGAAAAAATAGTTATCGACGAAGCATTTAATAGAGTTATTACAGAAGACATTTATTCAAATATTGCAGTTCCACCGTACAATAAATCAAATATGGATGGTTTTGCAGTTAATGAAAAATCAGACGAATACATGATGATTGACGAAGTCCATGCCGGAGATAATAGGGATTTAAAAATCGAAGGTAATGAATGCACATGGGTTGCTACAGGTGCAAAATTGCCTGAAGGTACCAACTATATCGTACCTGTTGAATACTTAGGTATTGAAACTGAGGAAATGGCGAGCTATATTATTAAAAATCAAAATAAAATTATTTTAAACTTAAATGAAGATGAAAATCACATTTTAAAAAATTCATACTTGTCAAATGACCCATTTGAAGAAAATCACATCGTTAAAAAAGGTATTGATATTGATGAAGGTCAATTACTTCTTAAAAAAGGTACTAAAATCAATGAACGAAACATTGGTTTATTGGCTTCAGCAGGCATAAAAGAACTTAATGTCTACAAACTTCCAAAAGTAGGCATTATATCAACAGGCGACGAATTAAAATTAATAAACGATGTTAATTCAAAAACCATAGGAAATACAGTTAAAAAAGCCGGTTGTGAACCTAAATTTTTGGGCGTTTCAAAAGATGATTTTGAAGAATTAAGGGAACTTGTTAAAACAGCATTGAACGAATATGACGTAGTTATAACATCTGGGGGAGTTTCTCGCGGTAAAAAAGATTTTACAAAACGAGTTATTGAAGATTTAGGTGGCGTATTAGTACATAGGGCTAAAATAAAACCTGGAATGCCTATTTTATTAGGTGAAGCGTTGGATGAAAACAACTGTAACAAACCTTTAATATGTATGCCTGGAAACGTTACATCTTGCGTAATAATCGCTGAAGTTGTAGTTTATCCATTTTTAAAGAGCCTTATGCACGAAAGTATGGATAAACATATCAAACAGTTTAAAATATCTGAAGAATTATACTCACAATTTGATAGAACTGTTTATATGCCCGTTAGAATTGAAGATGGAGTAGCATATCCAACTTTTGAAGGTTCAAACATGATAAAATCCGTTGCATATGCTGATGGTCTTGTGGAAATTACGGACGATAAAAAATACAATAAAAACGAATTAGTTGACGTATGGATGCTTTAA
- a CDS encoding TIGR00288 family NYN domain-containing protein has protein sequence MWKRLGTLTKFYVKTPNPKKGANKMALLIDGPNMLRKEFNVDLDKIRDAVEQFGTIVVGRVYLNQYASDKLIEAIANQGFEPRISAGDVDVEMAVDGTDLVHNENIDTIVYMTRDADFLPAMRKAKENGVGIIVVGAEPGFSMAIQNIADHVIKVEEDFELNKQQLEQKKRERNPAMAELHESNFEEEPTGELSINVSDKPKNGDSEDLKDKSGKNFEKRKDKDGKSKSKKSKTSKFEETISNRINWLKKN, from the coding sequence ATGTGGAAAAGATTAGGAACTTTAACAAAATTTTATGTAAAAACTCCAAATCCTAAAAAAGGAGCTAACAAGATGGCATTGTTAATCGATGGTCCAAATATGCTTAGAAAAGAGTTTAACGTGGATTTGGATAAAATAAGAGATGCCGTAGAACAATTTGGTACTATTGTAGTGGGTAGAGTTTACCTAAACCAGTATGCTTCTGATAAATTGATTGAAGCAATTGCAAATCAAGGTTTTGAACCCAGAATATCTGCGGGTGACGTTGACGTAGAAATGGCAGTTGATGGAACCGATTTAGTGCATAATGAAAACATAGACACTATTGTTTATATGACCAGAGATGCCGATTTCTTACCTGCAATGCGTAAAGCTAAGGAAAATGGCGTCGGTATTATCGTAGTCGGCGCAGAACCTGGTTTTAGTATGGCAATTCAAAATATTGCAGACCACGTGATTAAAGTAGAAGAAGATTTTGAACTAAATAAACAGCAATTGGAGCAAAAAAAACGAGAAAGAAATCCTGCAATGGCTGAACTTCACGAATCAAATTTTGAAGAAGAACCGACTGGCGAATTATCTATAAATGTATCCGATAAACCTAAGAACGGAGACTCTGAAGATTTAAAGGATAAATCTGGCAAAAATTTTGAAAAAAGAAAAGATAAAGATGGGAAATCAAAATCTAAAAAATCAAAAACTTCAAAATTTGAAGAAACTATTAGTAATAGAATAAATTGGCTAAAGAAAAATTAA